In Ascaphus truei isolate aAscTru1 chromosome 2, aAscTru1.hap1, whole genome shotgun sequence, the genomic stretch GCTATTTCTTtggttgatttttttttcttacagTACAGTTAGAGTAATTGTGCAATCAGCTGCCATTGGCATCGAACACACAAACGTTTATATCCAAGACCAAAATCTTAGCCGAATCATCATTTGTAACACATCATAGGAGTCATATATAgtatgcacaattattatttttggTACAGAGGAACTGATGCCATTTTTTAAGCACTTTTCCCAATGACAGATACACAAGAATTCTTTATTTACACCTGTAatttattgtacatagcgctttaatTATGTGCTACAGAAAATGACAGGAGAATTGGTGCGCATTTTCTATTGCGCAACAGTGCGAGTGTCCTAACGTTTATTAAGTGCTGTATAGAGGGATGTATGTGTAATGCACTTTTAAATAAATAACTTGTGGAATTGTGTTAGACCTGCTCATCAGCACCTGGAAGGAATGTAGTTCTGTTCTGATGATGCAGTATTGCAGGGGTCCACCAGGCTTAAGACTGGaagaaaactacaactcccagagacATTGCAATGCAGGATCCTTCCACTTCCTGTTTAAGCCCTATTTAAAGGTCAGGAAGTCCCATGCTCCTGGCATTGCAACTTTGTTCATTTGTACTCCTGTTACCTGTTCAAGCTCCGTACGCTGCCTGTTTCCCCTGGTGTTTTGACCTCGGACTTCTTCTGGACTTGTGTTTGCTTAACCCCTCAAGTACCACCTTTCTGCTCGATTGTGTGTGACCTCGGAACTGTACTGGACTTTGCCTTGCTGTAACCCTTCAAGTACCCTGCCTGATAAACTGTGTATGACCCTGGTATGCCTGtgactctgccttgtcctctGGTAATTCCTTCCAATAACAGCCCAGATTGCGGTTGAAATGGTTGTGGCATTAATGTATCATTTCTTAAATTCTGTGTTGTGTTTATTTGCCATTCTTGATTTTTCAAAGTTAGGCTTTTGAACCTAACCTTAAAGTATTTCaatgtaataataatactaaCATATATTTTTTGATCTGGTGTATTTCTGACAATGTATGCAGCGCCGTTCAGAGCAATATGAAAATCTTACAATTTGATGCCTAATAATCTGCATGGATGATCAGGAGCCCGGAGCCAACTCTGGTTATTAATGTTTAAATCCCTTTTAAGGAGCCGTTCCTCCaagttgccttttttttttttttagcacctaTTTTTTTTATGGGGTGGAAACCACGTATCCCCATGAGCAAAACACCACTAtttccagctctggggacccccggattcccgagatacatactGGTGAAGTTaacaagtttaaatctccctgtggagaaacaaaatggctaacaaatttgcagccaataggaagctacatcatcatcagttgtggctttccattggacggccatttaaaacCCCTTTTATAAACCAGGTAGGAATACcagtaacttcaccggtaagGACCTTTCCCATTCTAATCccgtgggggaaaaaaacaaaggtTAATAAGGGTGGATTGCTCTTTCAAACACATTATTAACCAGAATGTTGTGATTGACACTGACATTTAGTAACAAGAAAGAGAAACACATGGAAAAAGTCTCCTTGTCTTATAAAAACAATTAtccaaaaaaaatgtaacatttgcatattaagttaaaaaaacaaaacaagaaaggaatgtataaaaaaaaatgtaaaaagacaAATGAAAATAAAGGGTAAAAAGAAATAAGggtaatgtttaaaaaaaaagtcagcCAGGCCGGCATGTCAATGCTCGCTAATTATCCGAGAGCCCCCCTGATTGGGGAGTCGGCCTCTCCCGCATTTAGTTGCCTTAATTGGAATCTCACAGCTGGTATAAATGAGCGCACCCCCCCATTAAAATGCCATTTGCGTCCCGCTATAATATCGGACCGGCTCCAGTCCTGGGAGGCCGACATGTTTGTGGTGTTGCAATGCATTAAAAACCTCAGAATCCTGATTTGCTGAACTGTGGTCCCCGTTATCTTACCACATCACACCAAGTTCTGGGACAATCGGTCCCGAAATGCATAATGTGTCCCTGCaaaactgtaataaaaaaaaataaaggaggatttaaaaaaaaacaactttatgGCCACTGTTCTAACACCGGGCCATTTAACTCCTTCTGCACCAGAGGGGATAGCTTTGCAGGGTACCTCTGAGGAAGGGGTTGTTGTCTCTTTTTGAGACTGTATTAGGAAATGTACAGTGCATAACTTGTGCCATATTAACTCATTTTGGGCATTACATTGGCCCACCCAAAGTACTTTTTTGGCACTGGTTATTCTAAAGCTCTTTACTTATTCGTCAATTCTTTTAACCCTTTTGGGGTGTAAGGGTTAAGCAAACCTCAAACAAAAGCTTAAAGGCAAAACATGTTCTGTAAATTACAACAAGGACGACCATCTTTCTCTGACAATATGATGGACTATCAGTGGATGATGTTATTGTGTATAGCACACGCTCACGAAATGCCGTAAAAACCTCAGCTAACTTCTTTCTTTGTTAATGTACAGGGGGACTTGGAATACGCGGCTCTGCAAGCCCTGCTCACAATAACCTTACTCCTGCAGTGCCTTCTTACTGCAGTTATGATACTTTTTCATATTGATTTTTGCACCCATCCCTACTTAGGAAGACCAGATAAATCCTTTAATTGCAGGTGGGCATTTAATCTCATGGACCCTCCAGTTTTGAAGGGGGGTAATACTTATCTATAGTGTGTTATGTTTAGCCCTGCAACACACATAAATCCAGATGGGAATTACAGACACGTCTATTTTTCTCTCTTCCACTTTAGACCCACGGATAAGAATAGTGCagtgaaagtaaaaaaaaagaaaagaaaaagataaatCCTTGTATTTTGTTAGAAAAATGAAAATTGTTAAAGCGAATCCCTAAAAAAACATGTTACTTAGTAACTTTTTGTACATTTTGCTTCCGTTCTGCAGTGGTTACGAAACAATACTAGCATGTTAACCATACTTGGTCCTCCAGAGGAATCTGCTGTTAAACGTCATGTTATATCCATACAGAGGTTTTTCCATCTTTACTGCTGGTGCTGCCTTTTTCTGAGCTGGTTTTAGGCTTAGCTCCTTGCTTCTCATGAGCAGTATTAACCCTGTTCTGTTCCACCACTGTCCCCCCAGAAGCTGGGCTGCTGGTTCTAGAAGGTTGAGCATTAACATGAGAATTGTAGCTCTGGAATGCTATGTCTAATTGTTCCTGGGCCACTGTCAAGTGTTTATGTAAAGTGGACAGATCTGGTGGTACATTGTCATCGGGGCTTGTGCACTGCTGTTCTTGAGCAACATTGGCCAAGTTCTGCTCATGGGCCATCAAGTTTGTTGGCCTTTTAGTGGACTTATCTGATTTCACCACCAGGTTGTATTCTGGAGGGCAGGTCATATTCTTTGGGTAAGAATAGTTGTAGGGTGGCTCCCTGTTCATATTTTCTCTTCTGCTGCGCATAGCATCCCTTAGGGTCCCAAAACCAAGGTGAAACATCTCGCAGATGTTGAGCAACAAGCACAAGCAGCTCACTACATACATAACTAGAAGAAAAATGGTCTTCTCTGTTGGCCTGGAAACAAAACAGTCAACAGTGTGAGGACAAGGGTCTGTGCTGCACTGGAAAGAAGGTAGAACTTCAAAGCCATATAAAAAATATTGACCCGCCAAGAAGCCAATCTCAAAAACAGCTCTAGCTACCAACTGAAAGACATAAAGTTTCATTAGTCCTTCTTGTTTGATACGTCTCCGTCCATCATGCTTTTTCTGTTCCTTTTCCTTGGTTTCCACTTTCTCAGGTTCCACCGGACCATCGTAGATCATGggctcctcttcttcttcttctgggTCCTCTACATTTTGGCCAGACCGCCATTTGGAGAATGACTTCTTCTTCTTGAATGACTTGTGCCTCCGGTCTTCTTCTGAAGACCTGGCAATCTTGTGTATGGCGTAACCAAGATACATCACGGAGGGGGCTGATATCATGATGATCTGGAAGACCCAAAATCGCACGTGTGAAAGAGGAGCGAAGGAATCATAGCAGACATTATCACAGCCAGGCTGCTTTGTGTTGCACGTGAACTTGCTCTGTTCATCTGAGTAAATTGACTCTCCCCCAACTGCTGTTAAGACGATTCGGAAGATGATTAGAATGGTTAGCCACACCTTCCCCACAAAAGTGGAGTGATTGTGAATTTCTTCTAGAAGACGGGTTAAAAAGCTCCAGCTCATGTTGGTCATAAGGGCTATTCATTTATAACctgtaagaaaataaataaaatacaatcacatTAATTACAATTTCCTTAAAACTAAATCCAGTTACATACAGGTCAACTCACTGTTACGTTCAAGATGCTAACTGTATCCTATCTATCTCATTTTGCTATACACCTTTCATTCCACCATTGGGATACATTAATTGAACTACGAATGTACAACAGGCTTCATTGTTTCCTATGGTGGAATATAGTGAGATATTTTCTGATTTTCActctatacacctttaagacccaccttaagacatacttgcttaaagaagcatatgaatagcactgtggataatactggacacatgatacataatgcttggcccctttgcagacgcacttaccagaatgccctcctactgtctctgtatgttctccctacctaccaattagactgtaagctcctcggagcaggggctcctcttccataatgttacttttatgtctgaagcacttattcccatgatctgttatttatattacctgttatttatttgattaccacgtgtattactactgtgaagcgctatgtacattaatggcgctatataaataaagacatacaatacaatacaatatcctgCACCTACATTGCAACTGAATCCTAAGGAAGCTCTGTGATATCGTGTGTTATAATAGGATATGGTGTGTTATCTTGGGGTCGTGGCTTACATCTATTTGCACACTTGTTATAAATTGCACAAGCAAACAGCAACGCCATTGCTTCCACAAGTTTTTCTGAGTTAGTTCCCAAATTATATAGCTGGAGCAAAACTATTCATTACAATAGGGTTTTACATTCGATGAGCATGTTACATTCTGGACCCCAATCCAATATGCAACGAGGCAGTGCTGACTCTTCTAATCCCTGAGTCTGTCCTGTCCTTCGAGTGCTGAAGGCATGAAGAGAGCATGCATGTTCCAACACAGACTGGGTCATTACTACAAAAATGTTACAGGAGGGTTTGCATTCACAGTCCTTAGAAGTGAATATAAGGTGTCCGGCAAAGTAGCACATCTTCATGTCTCTGCTACCAACCGGGTGTGTGTTGGAACACGCAATGCTCTTTTGAAGGCATCTCTTAGGAACACAATTGCCCAAAGACAGTGGCTTGTTAAATCTTGTTGATTGTTGTCTGGTTAAAAAAGACAAAATAAGTAATATGTTAAGCTAAAACTTGGTTGGACAGTAGTTTGACTTATGTTATCTCCTCTCTTTTGTAAGATGTTACAGTGCAGTCTACTCACTAAAGGCCCCAGGCGGCAAAACTAGTGTACCCCCCAGCCCCCCAAGCTTCATATATATCAAAGAAATGGCCACAACAAATCAATATGGCTCTGAACAGAGTCCCTTAAAGAAGAGGACACATGTAGGGGTCTTGCTGCTCCTGTTTTGCAGGACCATGCAAAGAGGTTTGACTTTGATCTAAACCCCTGCGTTACAGGGGCCTCGCTCTGGCAGAACACGGGTTaatgggagagaaaaaaaagcattttgtaAACTATATAAAATGCCATTGTCTTCTTTAAACAAAGGCAAATATCCGTTCCTGTTTCCCTGCCAGCAGAGCCTGCAATTTATGCAGGGGCGTAGGctggggttgccaggtggcttctccaaaaatactggactcaatggtgaaaggtgcgtcaggtcactgtgtccagggaggtaataccggacacatacatgtccagtattacagtaccactacttttttactggacagagtatccaaatacaggacagtacagttcaataccggacacctggcaaccctaggcgtagctatagcccgggcagccCTGGCAAAGCCCGGGGGCCCGCGCTCTTGGGGGGGCCCActttaatggggccctgaaaacaTGTTTGCCCGGGGGGCCCGCTGatttctagctacgccactgaatTTATGCATTGTGAATTTTCTGTCTCTTtggaaataacttttttttttaacgtgcAATCGTTTCCTCTCTCTTAGGCCCAGCGCCACAAAAGGGGTGCCAAGCGTTAGCATTCGTTTGAATGGGAGTTACGGTGCGCTGAAGCTTGGCACCCTTTTGTAGACCTGGGCCGAAGCCCCTTGCTTGCGATCAGAGAACCAATCAGGAGTAGACGGGAGCATTTTGAGTGTGGACATCAGGTAGATCACATTCAGCACACAGTGGTCTCCTTAATAAAGTCTCTGGGGCTGCATAATTGGGGCACACCCGGCGTAAAAGAATTGTAACAGATGTGTCACGGGGGAAAATTCTTATGGCATTCAACAGGATCCCATAAAAACCAATGATTCAATAAGCACATCTTTAACCCACATCACTATTGTGCTGTATTCCATTGGAATGCACTTGGCAGTAGGACTTAGCACGATAAGGGCCCATCAAAGCTGTGATGATTGCATTAATCTGCAGACAATTGTATTCCGACCTGTTTATTTAACCTTCCCTAACTCCGCTATTTTCATTTGTATTCACACCGCACAGGGCTTTTCCTCATGGCAGAAGGCTCCTGGCAATGCATTTttgtctgtaaaaaaaaaagtattgttatAGGATTGGGAAATCATACACCCTTTTTAAACAATCTCATAGCTGGCGTAAAACGCTGCGAAGCGTTTGATGTGGAAGGATTTCCTCCCCGTGTTTACCCTAGAGAGACTACAATGACTTACCTTTGCTTTTCTACTCTTTGGTGTATCATCAAATGAGTTTGACCGTGAGGAATGTatcgttaaaaaataaaatactgtgCTTCTAGTAACAAAATCAAACATTAAATCCAGGTTGCGTGCTTTATTTCCCCTGCCGCCGGGTGCAAAGAGAGCGCACTGCGGATCGGGAGAGTGCCTGGTGGAATAAAGTGTTTATTCCCCACACAGCCCCTGCATTCTTTTAGTTTCCTCTGCTGACAACCTAAatccagagctgaaattattacggcaattttattattattttttttttttaattcctatTTTGAGTATAAGAAGAAGAATATTTCAATTTTTGTTAACAATATTTATTAATGGTTATGAAGGGAAGCTATTTAGGGACAGATAAATAGGCTTA encodes the following:
- the GJC2 gene encoding gap junction gamma-2 protein; its protein translation is MTNMSWSFLTRLLEEIHNHSTFVGKVWLTILIIFRIVLTAVGGESIYSDEQSKFTCNTKQPGCDNVCYDSFAPLSHVRFWVFQIIMISAPSVMYLGYAIHKIARSSEEDRRHKSFKKKKSFSKWRSGQNVEDPEEEEEEPMIYDGPVEPEKVETKEKEQKKHDGRRRIKQEGLMKLYVFQLVARAVFEIGFLAGQYFLYGFEVLPSFQCSTDPCPHTVDCFVSRPTEKTIFLLVMYVVSCLCLLLNICEMFHLGFGTLRDAMRSRRENMNREPPYNYSYPKNMTCPPEYNLVVKSDKSTKRPTNLMAHEQNLANVAQEQQCTSPDDNVPPDLSTLHKHLTVAQEQLDIAFQSYNSHVNAQPSRTSSPASGGTVVEQNRVNTAHEKQGAKPKTSSEKGSTSSKDGKTSVWI